ACTATATTTCTTAGGAACCCACCAGTCATAATTACTATACCTTTTTTTCAGGAGTTGCCCCTGCTCCAGCCTTGGCTGTAAGAAAGGAAGAAACATTAAGTGCAAGCACATGTATTGACAGTTTTAGTGGCCTGAATTTTGACTTCCGCTTATCAAGATGGTTATCTATAATACTTGATTCCAAAAAAAGGAAGTTGATCTTAATATGTTTCAACATCAGTGCTCAATGTGATTTTTCAGCGGTGATGTCACCCAGAAGCAGCAGATTTCAGTTTTGCATGTTTCTTTATGATAGCTACCAGAAACAAACATTTATTGAGAAATtgaaattttgtcatcatttactcagcgtCAACTTCATTCTGAATCTTCTCTCTTTTGTTAATTAAAGCTATATCTAATATATACAAGAGGTGTATCATTTTTCTGATGTCATTCTGGAGCTTTATAGGATTAACGGAATAAATAGCTCctattagtgatgggaagttcagattaTTTTACTGACTTTGACCTTTGAGTCACATTCAGTGAGATAAACGAATCTTTTTCCGTGTCATtttgttcaatttgccaaaatattattaaaatttttcgAGTTGCTTCCAAACTCATCTACTGATCACACTACTAACAAGTCAAAACTCGAATGCTATAACAAAGagaaaataactaataaataattatgtcAGCTCACATCTTCTGACAGGTCTTTAAATTTCAGTGGTTCATTCACGTCACACTGACAGTCCCATATAAGCTTAACCAATGGACACAGTAAATGAAAAGTACATCTTTTGAGTCTTCTGGTATTTGAGTCGTTCGTTAATCACATGAAAGCATGTAAAGTGAGATGACTCAAACTGTGGACTCAAGAGATAAACGCATCAAAACTTTTTCTGGCTATAAATGCATATGACTAGCTTCTGTTTTTcacatgatgaacgaacgactcaaactTAATAGAGACAAATGTGTGCATGCGcaaatgaacgaatcactccctgagaggactcattGTTCTTGAGTCATACAAAAAATTCATTCAAAATTAACGAATCGTTCAaaaacgacccatcactagttcCTAATCTAGCTTTTCTTAGGGATATATTGTGAATTCTGCATGAATTGATCAATCcagtaaagtgatgacagaaATTTTGAATCTCTGATGAACTTCTGAACTTGTTTCTTAAAAGGCTTTTTGGCATCGTTTGATTTGCAGAGTACCTTGTTTTATTATTACAGAGAGTAAAGCGAATGAAGAGTATTTTAACCTTGTACAGGGACAAACAGTCACTTTTTCTTGTATTGAATTAAAAACCAGTGCTTGCAAGGCAGCAAAAGAGTAGTGTTAGAGTTTTTAGCTTAATCTTCAACTTTAATAAAATGTGCCATCAGAGCTGTTATTGTTATCGTCATGAATACACTTTTTTGGCTTCCAACACCAAGAAACTACACCAAAGTTGGCACTTTCTTAGCAAATGCAGTGGTTAATGCAATATTTATAAGTAAGAGAcgacatttaaattttttatataggAATTATGCAAGACCAACTGCATTTCAATATGCAAAATCATTTGAGACAGAACACTTACTGCAATTTGGTatcaatttgtgtttggacaacataaaggaattaagttaaatcaacataaaacaattaagttgtcctaatgaaatctcaagaagtGGGTTGTTtccgctcattttaaataagtagtttgaacaagcagcaattttTTTGAGCATGTCATCATCAGTGTCAGATTTGAATGTTTGAAAATATAAAAGATGAAGTAAAATGcatattttctttgtttgttatttggtttgtttgttaataTTGAAAATTGACATTTGTGCAATGATTCAGAAATAGTGTATCAATTGTGGTGCCTTGCAAACTTGGCTTGCTAAATTGCCTAGTGATGGCCTGCAGTAATGAATACATCACAATATTAGGTGATTTTGTCTGATACTTTATAAGAGAGGTCTGCACAACTGCAGGGGACGTTTAGAGTACGTTTGTCTTGAACCCTACAGCAAATGCTGACCTTCTCCTTTCAAAACGTGTTCTAGACAAACCCCATAAGCTTGGGTCTTTGAGTCCATTTGAATGTTTCAAAAAATGGACACATCTGGAATAAGGGTATACCCACAAAAGAATTGCACAGTTTTGTGAGTGATACATTCAACATTCATGCACAGGTGACATGCAATACAAAGGGGCAGGTGAAGACTGTGCCAGCAATAACGCACAATGCAGAAAGTTAGTCACAGACAAAAGCAGAATAACACTGACCACACACAGAAAGGGAAGGAGAAAAGACAGACACACAGGGCACAGAGGatcaaaagagagagagagattttgtgGCTACAAGCAGCCCGTTTCTTCAACCGAACACGTTCTCATTTGAGTGTGCGCTTTTCAGAAAGGGTGCTGCGAAGTTCTACTGATCTACTTTAAAAGAAGAAAAGGGAAGAGGAAATTAAAAGATCTGTGTGGGGTTTGGAAGGACAGAAGAGAAAAACAGACCTTTGGATGGGACACTTGCTTTTCTGGCCGGAGCAGCATCTTTAGAGGGAGTTTTCTGAAGGCTAGGAGCAGTTTTGGGGGAAGGAGTGGCAGAAACTGTAGCTACGGGTTTTTTCGTTTTTTTGGCTGGAGCTTCTTTGACAAGAGCTGCTTTGCTTGGTGGTTTTGTTGGCGGGACTTCGGCACTGGGCTTAACAGCATCTTTAGCTTTAGTGACAACAGGTTCTAGTATGGCAACAGGTTCTGGTATGGCAGCATTTTCTGGTATGACAACAGGTTCTGGTGTGGCAACAGATTTAACCTTTTCAGTTTCTACTTCGTCATCATCACTCGTCTCCAGGTATTTCTCCTGACTGACCTCCTTTGTTTTATTAGAATCTAGATGTTCCTCTGCCTTAAGCTCCATCTTTGGTGTAGCAACTTCTCGGGAAAATGGAGGAACTGGGGTCTCTTCCTCTTCTTGTTCTGGTACCTCTATTTCCTCTTCTTCCTCTTGCGTATCTGTCTGAAAGTCCCTTAGAGATGATTCCTCTTGGGTCTGGTCAGCGGCAGCACTGGGTGTAAGAGGTGATCCCGGATCTGCCCTGCAGGAGTCTGGGCTCTTGCTTTCCGGTGGTGTTTTATCAGAGCTGCACTCCCAGCCCACAGGACCATGCGGATGACCAGGATCCTGAGGTTCTGTGTAGTCGAACGACAGGCCGCGTTTCTTAGCTTCTTCTGGGGTCATGGGAAGGTGAATAGGGGTTTCATGTTCATCCTCTTTCTGGGTTGTCAAGTCTGGGGTGATAGAACTGCTCACTAAGGAAACTCCCGTTTGTTCCTCTTCTTCATCACTGACTTCACTCACTTCTTTGTCCTCATTTTCATTCTCTTTCAAGTTGATAGTGCTTCTAGGATCTGCTCCAAATCCAGGTGAACCAGAAAATCTTCTTTCAGATTTCTCCATTTCATGTTCCTCCTCTTCAGATCCACTGGGACTATGATGGTCGGACATCTTATCCGAAGGACTTCTCTTCATCTGGCTGTCAAAGCCTGTGATCCCTGAGCTCAGGCCATCAGCAAGGGTTACCGGGAGTGGATGTGGCGACACTGGAGACTCCCGTGGGCTCACAGAGCTCTCCCTTTCCCCATTCTCCCGCTCTCCCTCCCCATCCACTGATGCCGCACTGCTCCGGCCACTCTTTGGCGGACTTCCGGGTGTTAAGGCTTCTGATGACGTGGAAGGCAGAATTATAGGAACAGCCACAGACAACACTGCAGAATTAGCAACACTCAACCACCCTCTCTCAACAGTCAACATTAGAAGCAGAGAAAGAAAAGGAATCAAGGAACTTAAAGGAACTAAAAGCACAGAACCACATAAGGAGCTTGAACACAACACAGAACACAAGTCTGTTTTCATGGCAGTTAAACAATCCAAAAATCTGTTGTACACACTAAACTTTGAGTTAAAAGCACTTTTATGTATGCAATGCTTGCTAATCTGTATTACCAAGCAAAACTGTTTGTAAAAACAGGCAACTAAAGGGGCAAAATGAGAGATCGGAACAGTAGGGTCAAGGGGCTATGAGATCAGTGCTTATAAAAGTGccttttcactcattcattcacaacaacaacaataaaacaatatatactgGCCAATCAGACCACAATGGACCATAACATCTCTGTGAGCTTCAGTGTGTAAAGCACTTATAACTGATAGCAAAATGACCAGCAAAGCAATGATTTGGTGCACTATCCACTTGCAAATATCATTTGATGCACAGATAGACCTTTTGGATCTGATCTGAGCAGTAAAATGCATGTTTTGCATTGTGCTGTGAATGCATTTGAAgcacttttaatgcatttaataataacTACTTGAAAGCCTCATTATTCTGAAACATTTAGTTTCTCAGATACAGTGATGCAATATAGAGCCAGTATAAACGCATTTAATTGGAACAAATATAAAGTGATCCCCTTTGAGATCTCatgtttgagtttttattttatttttatttttatttttattttttgcatgtttgcgCAAGCAGTGAATGATTTGTGGTGGTTTATGGGGCCAATGCATATTTGTCTACATGTAGATCCTGTGAACTTTTAGGCTGCAGGTGGATTAAGGGGTGGTGGTCCACCATACCTTCTCCAGCTCCTGCTGTCCTTCCTGACACGTCAAAGTTGTGTGATCACATGGAAGCAAGTTAAGAGAACATATAGGATACAGAGGACATAAACAACAATGCTGAGAATTCATTGCCCAGTTCAGTAGGTTGATCTTAGTACACCTTGGTAAATACTGTGATTTAAACATGCTCAATGTATAGGAGCAGCTGACAGATGCGGTATATTAACCTATAAATCACAGTAAACAAAgattcattagtttaaaaaaaaaatgttaagcgTATATGAAATTTAGGGGAAGAGTCAGgatcaaggttattatagttaacaaaaaaaattaacaaacaaactaaaactgaaaaataattttgttaactgaaatcaaattaaaagcgagttgttttttttaaaactagaaTTATCTGAAAATGTATGTGCATACAAAACTAACTAAACCTAACTACAGTTATACATGGCAAAAACATCCTTCGTtttcgtctttgtaaatgtatttgatacagactgtaagccttttagaagtaaaatCTATTTACTTTGCACTGACAGGTGTTTGACCCGTACAGCACCTTAGTCTCAGTTAGGTTTGATTTGAGAAGCAGTGAACCAATCATACTGTGTATGCATGATTCAGTGAACTGAACACcaacagtacatgacagcctgctttgactaaactaaacttgaacaactgcagcaCTGTTAATTGAGGGTTTAAATGAGAGGATAAGGCcaaacgtaagtttatttcattacagaaagttattcattttattttttggcttagtcccttttttaatctggggtcgccacagtggaatgaaccactcacttatccagcatatgttttacgcagcggataccttcccagctgcaacccatctctgggaaacatccatacatactcattcatactcatactctatggacaatttagtctacccaattcacctaaagagcatgtctttggactgagggggaaaccggagcacctagtgagaacatgcaaactccacacagaaatgccatctgacatagccgaggctcaaaccagcgaccttcttgctgtgaggtgacagcactacccactgctccaccgcgTCGCTACAGAAAGTCATAATGGAATGTAAagaagtgaatcatgcttcagttgggttgcaaaaaacgtaattgtaagaaacttttcagatcttgctgatgttttaactgactgaaattatgattgctgactacGAAATTTCTGATATGTTGAGCCCTAACAATCATTGAGCCCTAAGATTGTCACGAAAGATCCAGTTCGCATTAAAGATCCAAACtttccatcactactgtgtatttaCCCTCaaaagcagccttgcacacattttatttaagactgctatcttgtgggctgttgtatttgaatttgaggatgggtagacgGTAGTGTTATGTCAAAAAAAGAAGctttggttgagtttttattatgcaatatttattctgatggttttgaatcttgcacccaacaaatatcctaatttacaacaacaacaaaaaactaaaagctgaactaaaaaaaactaaaacaatttcaaaatataaagaaattagaaaatctccctctaaaaactaattaaacctAACccaatttgaaaacaaaaagttgaaacaaaataaaaagtagaacttatataaaaaaaaaaaactattataaccttggtcaGCATTATGTAAGACCTATGAAAGGCAAGGAAAGGCCATGTAAAGTGAACTAAGTCGCAATTAAAGTTGCAGAGCCATTTCAGCTGCATCAGCAGCATGTTTTCTAACATGAAATATTTACCCGATGCATAATGGTAGCCTAATCCATTTACATTACCCCCAGCCTCATAGAACCACAGCATGCGCATACTGTACTGTACGTAACGCTATCTTAATGTCTTTTTCTCAACAGCTAACTGCTAATTCACTAACAAGATCGATGAGTCTGTGACATCGGGAAGTAAATGATAAATGAAGCTCGTCTTAAAGTCCATTCTCTCAGACCTTGAACTTTTGTAAGGTAATTATTTATGATGTGATGGTAAAAGTAGACAGCTATGGTAAAATAGTGTTTTGAGCTATTAATGTAAATGGTGGCTAATTTACTTTAAAGTAATTCATTGCAAGCAAAGATTAAACTGTATGAATTTGCAGTTCTCCTGATGAGAAGTACAATGCCATGTTAGTGCTCCAAATAAACTTAGATGTGTAAAGTACATATGAATGCCTCTGTAGTGTAAAGTACAAATATGTGACATATTTAGGTCAGAAATTTGAAGGTCAGATTAGTACTAAAAAATATTCcaaaatattaatgatatattAAGCTTTTATCATTATTAACTAATCTATACTGTAATCATTATGCTATACCACGCTACTGCATATCCTGGTCACGGCACCAGACAGGTACATCCATATAAGCCATTAGAGATTCAAGTGCTTGTCTTATTTACTCACTTACCAAATGGATGTTCTGAGCATTACTATGTAGTCTAGTGTTCATCTTGCCCGGAACATACATCCTCCTCTTATACAAAAAGGAAGGGTGGAGTAGACCTGCCTAATTGCTCTTTGACTAATATTCTGGGCTTTTACTGGCCTTGAAATCTTTAACGGTTGCCTTCCTAATGCAACTTGAAGGCATGCAATTAGCTTTCAGTGAAAAATTTTCAGTATATCACAGTGTCAGCGACAAAAACAACTCAACTGCATTTCCAAAATGCTTCTAAGAACATGGCAAGGTCACCGCTGAGAGGTTCCAGGCTTATTGCTGGTCCAGAAAAGTCAATGAAACTGTCAATATTGACAACATAAGCATTGTGCTTAGTGCTTTTTGGAAATAGTAAGCAACAGCAAGGCATTGAGTCTTGTTCATTTTAAGGTTCTCATGGGTTTTCTATCACTTTTGTActtgttcatttttattaaatttgttttgtttttaattgatttCCATTTGTACTTATGATTGGTCTCCAAAATGACCTAAAAGTGTTAAATGTGACTGAATGAAGCATTTGGTTTTCTGTgctttactttaaacttttttactttaaaaaagactTTCATGACCATGGGAACCTTGTTGTCTGGAGAATAACAAGAACAAAACTTGAAttttaaagtaatagttcacccataaatgaaaataacctcattatttactctccctcatctggttttaaaccttttgtttttgttgaacaccaaagaaggttgtagttagggctgtgcaattgaTCAAAATTTAGTTTTGATTTCGGTTTTGGCTTCTAACgtttatgaaaaagcattaattgagataaaacgattattgcatcatatactgctcctttgtacacatttgttgctctgcaaagctcacactgtaaaacccaacaatcaaatttatcaaatgaaatgagtgtagttaactcaaaattcaaagttaattctactcatttgaaaagttttgaactctGTGCTGAAGGTAATGAGTAAATTAAacacctcattacttcagcttaaactgagtaagttcacagtactcttaTAGATTAGTTTTCTAACTCAAATGGTTTCTAGCAATCAGTTTttactcaaacagtttgagttgccttaacttattgggttttacagcactcagttggtttgagttctcttcctttattgggttttactttgcACAaactgcttcatttactcaaatggattaagcgttaatggtcaaatacatgcaaattagtgCCAAAACGTGgggtttagtgattattcatattaaccctcatttatgtaataaacgaatgagttgagaatcaaaagacatgtaaaAGTAAAACCATAAAACAGCGCTGCACTGCTCTTAATGTGACAGCGcacaatattcctgctgctgactgtttttatcattattaatcaaacaacaaagggagaaaatccctcactgctcttgactgaaggacttttgtagctatacttaaagttttttttcttacagtgaggatgcttaaagcacagtttgtttcatatttttattctattgtatttatatccctttccttatttacaggtaggtgaagtcagaattattagccctcctatattATTAGCAACCCTTGAtccacaatttttgtttaacggagagaagattttttagcaattctaaacacaaaagttttaataacacacttttaattaactgattttttttaatctttgctatgatgacagtacattttttttactacatATTTATCAAGATACaagcattcagcttaaaatgcaaattcaaaggcttaattaggttaactagacaagttattgtataacagtagtttcttctgcagacaatcaaaaaatatatattgtttatggggactaataatattattttaaaagagttttacaaatatttaaacctgcttttattctagccaaaataaaacaagtaagccTTTTTCCAGagggaaaaatattataggaaatacttaatacaaaaaaaatccttgctctgttaaacatcatttgggaaatatttataaaaaaaaaaattcacaggattatgaatattaattttgacgtcaactgtatattgttttgaataatcgtgattacaattatgaccaaaataatcgtgattatgatttttcccataatcgagcagccttAGTTGTAAAAATGTTGTTTGCTTGCACCCATCAACTTCCAAAGTAGGAAAAAAtgactatgaaagtcagtgggtgCCAGGCACCAGCATTttccaaaatgtcttcttttgtgttcaacagaagaaagaaactcgtaaaggaTTTAAACCGCATAAGGGaaagtaaatgattttaaaatttgggtgaactacataagcaataaaaaaaaaaacacacaaccacTCTGAAGGGCTCTCCATTAGAAATAAAAGCGCAGAGGAAGAAAAGCAGCAGGTGCTAATGATAATTGCTGAATTTAGATCTAGCACTCTCATTTGTCCATTGTCAAATGGGGAAATATGAGAGGCTGGTTTTCATCAcagaagtattattatttttaatttgatttgaactACACGGTTGTACTGCATCCTTGGGAAATTAATCAGCATCGCAGCCAAATTGCAGGTTGAATCAGTAGCATAATGGGATCAAAATAAGTTGCTGTATAAAGCTATGCAAAAAGCAGATTTGTAAAGCGAAGATGAGCGGCACACTGTTGGTTCATACCCAATTGCTCATCTTTATCAAAGGACGGCTTGGGATCGGAGTCTTCTAAAGCAGCCTTGTGGGCAGTCACTTCAGGTGTTGGTTCATGTGTCTCCTCTAAGAGAGAGCGATGAACTTTTAGTTTAGACAGCAGAGGACTGATGTGGTTCACATGGCAAACAAAGCAAAACTTCTCTTTAGGGCAGTCTATTTGCTCGCATTCTGCTTATCCTCTAGGTGTAGGATAAAGTACAGTGGTGCTTTGATGCATCTGTTAGTACACTCCTGAGACGAGAGCTGTAACATTTCATCATAATGGGCAAACAAACATACTGAATGCCAGCATCAGGCTGTTTTTCGAACTTTATTTGATGAAATGTGTCATTTTAGAGACATTTTGCTTCACCGACTTCTGCCAGCAGAATGGAGCTGGAAATTGGGTTGCTGGTGGATAAGAAGGTTTCGTCTGTGCTTTGTGAGGAAGCCTGAGGCTTGCTGAATGCTTGTCAGTTGTGCCAGAACAATCCAAAGTGGGTAAGAcagattaatctttttttttttttttttttgtaaactacgACCCATTTCATCATATCTAAGCCTCATCCAACTATACATTTTGCGAAACCATCTATAAATGTTTTATATCTACCCCTTATTGTAAACACACAATGCAGGCAGGACAAAATGTCTTATAGTTGCTTTTCATTATTGAACTTTATTTTCCAACAGTTGAAGATAGCTCAAGGCTTATCCAAATGTGTTCTATGGTTGTCAAAATGGTCGCAAGGTTTCTTTGTGTTTTTAACAAAGGATTAAAAGTATTTTCCCATGACTTTTctatttgtttttgattggttGCAGGATTCACAGACAAATTTCTTGCCAAACAAATGTCTTGAGTATAAACAAATGACTTGACAAATCATCAACTtcgaattataaggttctatctgacatttttgtcaaaattgagttattcacatattcttattaaacttatttacattgtgatgttttttatatatatatatatatataagttgtttaaattttaaaactttttcataaaaaaaaaaggttttatcaacaaagttgaactctagctaTAAACTATATacggttctttctgtgagccaatatTTACCATTAAGTATCAGCTTTCTTTGACATTTTGccagactgctccattgacagctgGAAAgaccaaaaagaaaaacaaaatcagagTCGATTAAATAATGCAGCAGCACacaaaattgagaagaaacctgaaactgaaaagttttgtgtaaatgtgatgatttagaagcattttttgacattgagatgaaatggtcaattttacattgttgaaatagaaacagttattaaaaaatgtaatatattaaatgtgaaatctttttatttgtgtatatagtcagtgaaacatgtTTCAGTATTAAATTCTAAACTTTAAATTCTTTCAAGTTTAAATTCTAAAACCCTAAAGGGCAAATACTCATTTAATTCATGGGACAAATATTTCAATAAACATAATTGAATTgttcatataaagcatataattcagtaaacatgactatattaattacataaaattaccAGCTGCACTGGAtaaaatcattaatatttttaagcCTTGTATAATTAATTTGAACAGGGAAAAATATTCAACATGAATCCTTTATTAAAGGTTATAGAAAGTAAAAAGTTTTGTgattaaatttctttaaaaaaaaaaagtaatgcttcgattaatgatctgccagatagaaccttatatttccaagaggggaaaaaaatgactttttagaatcagaaggttctatctgcatttgccttgtttttttttttaccccgaTTTGCAAATGTAGGACAATTTTGCtgatttacatttagagtacatgTAGGGTCTCTGTCATGGTAATGCATGAAacatgttacacacatattgtctgctatatggaatgcaaaa
This portion of the Danio rerio strain Tuebingen ecotype United States chromosome 3, GRCz12tu, whole genome shotgun sequence genome encodes:
- the maptb gene encoding uncharacterized protein maptb isoform X3 yields the protein MDHQDHMNSGQVGDSPGNNIASGVVNMSINDGHQQDLKNGTAGYMGAGRTAGAGEEALTPGSPPKSGRSSAASVDGEGERENGERESSVSPRESPVSPHPLPVTLADGLSSGITGFDSQMKRSPSDKMSDHHSPSGSEEEEHEMEKSERRFSGSPGFGADPRSTINLKENENEDKEVSEVSDEEEEQTGVSLVSSSITPDLTTQKEDEHETPIHLPMTPEEAKKRGLSFDYTEPQDPGHPHGPVGWECSSDKTPPESKSPDSCRADPGSPLTPSAAADQTQEESSLRDFQTDTQEEEEEIEVPEQEEEETPVPPFSREVATPKMELKAEEHLDSNKTKEVSQEKYLETSDDDEVETEKVKSVATPEPVVIPENAAIPEPVAILEPVVTKAKDAVKPSAEVPPTKPPSKAALVKEAPAKKTKKPVATVSATPSPKTAPSLQKTPSKDAAPARKASVPSKAKAGAGATPEKKTPTTTPHAKARLTQRGSSVTGIPRIKPSVTPSAPSCPFSTPACTNSVKSPGTRESRFTAGDAKTKTAGAKPQGVGAKIPAASRMEQRRTGPGSIERADSPKTPDRSGCSSPASRSSTPGQQVKKVAVVRTPPKSPGSLRSRAQIAPVAPMPDLKNVKSKIGSTENLKHQPGGGKIQIVHKKIDLSNVQSKCGSKANIHHKPGGGNVEIKSEKLDFKAQSKVGSLENIGHVPGGGQRRIESHKLNFRDQAKARTDHGADIVCKSPDISTDGSPRRLSNVSSSGSLNMTDSPQLSTLADQVSASLAKQGL
- the maptb gene encoding uncharacterized protein maptb isoform X11 — encoded protein: MDHQDHMNSGQVGDSPGNNIASGVVNMSINDGHQQDLKNGTAGYMGAGRTAGAGEEALTPGSPPKSGRSSAASVDGEGERENGERESSVSPRESPVSPHPLPVTLADGLSSGITGFDSQMKRSPSDKMSDHHSPSGSEEEEHEMEKSERRFSGSPGFGADPRSTINLKENENEDKEVSEVSDEEEEQTGVSLVSSSITPDLTTQKEDEHETPIHLPMTPEEAKKRGLSFDYTEPQDPGHPHGPVGWECSSDKTPPESKSPDSCRADPGSPLTPSAAADQTQEESSLRDFQTDTQEEEEEIEVPEQEEEETPVPPFSREVATPKMELKAEEHLDSNKTKEVSQEKYLETSDDDEVETEKVKSVATPEPVVIPENAAIPEPVAILEPVVTKAKDAVKPSAEVPPTKPPSKAALVKEAPAKKTKKPVATVSATPSPKTAPSLQKTPSKDAAPARKASVPSKAKAGAGATPEKKAGDAKTKTAGAKPQGVGAKIPAASRMEQRRTGPGSIERADSPKTPDRSGCSSPASRSSTPGQQVKKVAVVRTPPKSPGSLRSRAQIAPVAPMPDLKNVKSKIGSTENLKHQPGGGKIQIVHKKIDLSNVQSKCGSKANIHHKPGGGNVEIKSEKLDFKAQSKVGSLENIGHVPGGGQRRREKEKEAEPQAANASYNGDAVHSNEVDMTFDLHDSEGNSLVKSKALN
- the maptb gene encoding uncharacterized protein maptb isoform X7, with amino-acid sequence MDHQDHMNSGQVGDSPGNNIASGVVNMSINDGHQQDLKNGTAGYMGAEETHEPTPEVTAHKAALEDSDPKPSFDKDEQLGRTAGAGEEALTPGSPPKSGRSSAASVDGEGERENGERESSVSPRESPVSPHPLPVTLADGLSSGITGFDSQMKRSPSDKMSDHHSPSGSEEEEHEMEKSERRFSGSPGFGADPRSTINLKENENEDKEVSEVSDEEEEQTGVSLVSSSITPDLTTQKEDEHETPIHLPMTPEEAKKRGLSFDYTEPQDPGHPHGPVGWECSSDKTPPESKSPDSCRADPGSPLTPSAAADQTQEESSLRDFQTDTQEEEEEIEVPEQEEEETPVPPFSREVATPKMELKAEEHLDSNKTKEVSQEKYLETSDDDEVETEKVKSVATPEPVVIPENAAIPEPVAILEPVVTKAKDAVKPSAEVPPTKPPSKAALVKEAPAKKTKKPVATVSATPSPKTAPSLQKTPSKDAAPARKASVPSKAKAGAGATPEKKAGDAKTKTAGAKPQGVGAKIPAASRMEQRRTGPGSIERADSPKTPDRSGCSSPASRSSTPGQQVKKVAVVRTPPKSPGSLRSRAQIAPVAPMPDLKNVKSKIGSTENLKHQPGGGKIQIVHKKIDLSNVQSKCGSKANIHHKPGGGNVEIKSEKLDFKAQSKVGSLENIGHVPGGGQRRREKEKEAEPQAANASYNGDAVHSNEVDMTFDLHDSEGNSLVKSKALN
- the maptb gene encoding uncharacterized protein maptb isoform X8, which translates into the protein MDHQDHMNSGQVGDSPGNNIASGVVNMSINDGHQQDLKNGTAGYMGAGRTAGAGEEALTPGSPPKSGRSSAASVDGEGERENGERESSVSPRESPVSPHPLPVTLADGLSSGITGFDSQMKRSPSDKMSDHHSPSGSEEEEHEMEKSERRFSGSPGFGADPRSTINLKENENEDKEVSEVSDEEEEQTGVSLVSSSITPDLTTQKEDEHETPIHLPMTPEEAKKRGLSFDYTEPQDPGHPHGPVGWECSSDKTPPESKSPDSCRADPGSPLTPSAAADQTQEESSLRDFQTDTQEEEEEIEVPEQEEEETPVPPFSREVATPKMELKAEEHLDSNKTKEVSQEKYLETSDDDEVETEKVKSVATPEPVVIPENAAIPEPVAILEPVVTKAKDAVKPSAEVPPTKPPSKAALVKEAPAKKTKKPVATVSATPSPKTAPSLQKTPSKDAAPARKASVPSKAKAGAGATPEKKAGDAKTKTAGAKPQGVGAKIPAASRMEQRRTGPGSIERADSPKTPDRSGCSSPASRSSTPGQQVKKVAVVRTPPKSPGSLRSRAQIAPVAPMPDLKNVKSKIGSTENLKHQPGGGKIQIVHKKIDLSNVQSKCGSKANIHHKPGGGNVEIKSEKLDFKAQSKVGSLENIGHVPGGGQRRIESHKLNFRDQAKARTDHGADIVCKSPDISTDGSPRRLSNVSSSGSLNMTDSPQLSTLADQVSASLAKQGL
- the maptb gene encoding uncharacterized protein maptb isoform X5; translated protein: MDHQDHMNSGQVGDSPGNNIASGVVNMSINDGHQQDLKNGTAGYMGAEETHEPTPEVTAHKAALEDSDPKPSFDKDEQLGRTAGAGEEALTPGSPPKSGRSSAASVDGEGERENGERESSVSPRESPVSPHPLPVTLADGLSSGITGFDSQMKRSPSDKMSDHHSPSGSEEEEHEMEKSERRFSGSPGFGADPRSTINLKENENEDKEVSEVSDEEEEQTGVSLVSSSITPDLTTQKEDEHETPIHLPMTPEEAKKRGLSFDYTEPQDPGHPHGPVGWECSSDKTPPESKSPDSCRADPGSPLTPSAAADQTQEESSLRDFQTDTQEEEEEIEVPEQEEEETPVPPFSREVATPKMELKAEEHLDSNKTKEVSQEKYLETSDDDEVETEKVKSVATPEPVVIPENAAIPEPVAILEPVVTKAKDAVKPSAEVPPTKPPSKAALVKEAPAKKTKKPVATVSATPSPKTAPSLQKTPSKDAAPARKASVPSKAKAGAGATPEKKAGDAKTKTAGAKPQGVGAKIPAASRMEQRRTGPGSIERADSPKTPDRSGCSSPASRSSTPGQQVKKVAVVRTPPKSPGSLRSRAQIAPVAPMPDLKNVKSKIGSTENLKHQPGGGKIQIVHKKIDLSNVQSKCGSKANIHHKPGGGNVEIKSEKLDFKAQSKVGSLENIGHVPGGGQRRIESHKLNFRDQAKARTDHGADIVCKSPDISTDGSPRRLSNVSSSGSLNMTDSPQLSTLADQVSASLAKQGL